The following proteins come from a genomic window of Natrinema saccharevitans:
- a CDS encoding FAD-binding and (Fe-S)-binding domain-containing protein: MFLEPSADPAADRRANYDYRSDDVDRPALVADLEALVDCDVRADSYSRELYATDASPYEVTPIAVAFPESTADVSGILEYCAAREIPVLPRGGGTSLAGQAVNRAVVLDFTRHMDEIREIDPEARTATVQPGTILGTLNEALSPHDLKFAPDPAWGDKSAIGGAIGNNSTGAHSLQYGKTDAYIEDVEAVLADGTVTQFGEVTLEEIGERADPDGDLEARIYAEVERILADEADLIAEAYPDLKRNVSGYNLDRLVAEARGDELPGGEDAGEPGTVNLARLLAGSEGTLAIVSEATVSLEPVPETKAVSLLCYRDLHEAMEDVEPILAHDPAAVEVLDDVLLDLARDTAEFGPVTEILPEGTNAVLLVEFYAADTDHGEEQVAGLLADRVPSTTTAGEPADAAPESDAEPLALAALEAYDDDERAKLWKLRKSGLPILLSRTTDAKHISFIEDTAVPPARLPEFVERFEAILEAHDTYASFYAHAGPGVLHVRPLVNTKTEVGLEQFHGIADDVTDLVVELGGSVSGEHGDGRARTQWNHKRYGDDLWETFRNLKTAFDPDWILNPGQVVFREAEPTDLRENLRFDPDYEFDAGFEPTLEWDDDNGMQGMVELCHGCGGCRGEQSTTGGVMCPTYRASHEEVTATRGRANALRQAMSGDLDPDGAVSDEFVEEVMDLCIGCKGCAIDCPSEVDMAKLKAEVTHAYHQRNGASIRDRLFANVATLSKWGSRLAPLSNVFPKLPGTRTALEATLGIDSDRPLPTFHAKTFRDWFHERGGARISERSATRKAVLYPDAYTNYSHPEAGKAAVRVLEAAGVHVAVPDDVGDTGRPAFSKGFLEKARDAARANVDALEPRVADGWDVVVVEPSDAVMFQSDYRDLLGSDAAERLAGGTYGVCEYLDTFRLDEAIAFDERATTDELVYHGHCHQKSVAKDHHAVGVLRRAGYAVDPLDSGCCGMAGSFGYESEHASMSDAIADILYEQVEDSPGDRVVAPGASCRTQLENRPDAPAEPPTPIEVVAEALE; the protein is encoded by the coding sequence ATGTTCCTCGAGCCGAGCGCTGACCCGGCCGCCGACCGGCGCGCGAACTACGACTACCGGAGCGACGATGTCGACCGGCCGGCGCTGGTCGCGGACCTCGAGGCGCTCGTCGACTGCGACGTGCGGGCCGACTCCTACTCCCGGGAGCTGTACGCGACCGACGCGAGCCCCTACGAGGTGACCCCGATCGCGGTCGCCTTCCCCGAGTCGACGGCCGACGTGTCGGGGATCCTCGAGTACTGCGCGGCACGCGAGATTCCGGTCCTCCCGCGGGGCGGGGGGACGAGCCTCGCCGGCCAGGCAGTCAACCGGGCCGTCGTGCTCGACTTCACGCGACACATGGACGAGATCCGCGAGATCGATCCCGAGGCCCGGACCGCGACGGTCCAGCCGGGGACGATCCTCGGGACGCTGAACGAGGCGCTTTCCCCCCACGATCTCAAGTTCGCCCCCGACCCCGCGTGGGGCGACAAGAGCGCCATCGGCGGCGCGATCGGAAACAACTCGACGGGCGCTCACTCGCTGCAGTACGGCAAGACCGACGCCTATATCGAGGACGTCGAAGCGGTCCTCGCCGACGGTACCGTCACGCAGTTCGGCGAAGTGACCCTCGAGGAGATCGGCGAGCGAGCGGACCCCGACGGCGACCTCGAAGCCCGGATCTACGCCGAGGTCGAGCGGATCCTCGCGGACGAGGCCGACCTGATCGCGGAGGCCTATCCGGACCTCAAGCGTAACGTCTCGGGCTACAACCTGGATCGGCTCGTCGCGGAGGCCCGCGGCGACGAGCTACCCGGTGGCGAGGACGCGGGCGAGCCGGGCACCGTCAACCTCGCGCGGCTGCTGGCCGGCAGCGAGGGTACCCTGGCGATCGTCTCCGAGGCGACGGTCTCGCTCGAGCCGGTCCCCGAGACCAAGGCCGTCTCCCTGCTTTGCTACCGCGACCTCCACGAGGCGATGGAAGACGTCGAGCCGATCCTCGCACACGACCCCGCGGCGGTCGAGGTGTTGGACGACGTATTACTCGACCTCGCTCGCGACACCGCGGAGTTCGGCCCCGTCACCGAGATCCTCCCCGAGGGGACCAACGCCGTCCTGCTCGTGGAGTTCTACGCCGCGGACACGGACCACGGCGAGGAGCAGGTCGCGGGTCTGCTGGCCGACCGCGTTCCGTCGACGACGACGGCGGGAGAGCCGGCCGACGCCGCACCGGAAAGCGACGCCGAGCCCCTCGCGCTCGCGGCGCTCGAGGCCTACGACGACGACGAGCGCGCCAAACTGTGGAAGCTCCGCAAGTCCGGGCTCCCGATCCTGCTCTCGCGGACGACCGACGCGAAACACATCTCGTTCATCGAAGACACCGCGGTCCCACCCGCGAGGCTCCCCGAGTTCGTCGAGCGCTTCGAGGCGATCCTCGAGGCCCACGACACCTACGCGAGCTTCTACGCCCACGCCGGGCCCGGCGTGCTTCACGTCCGGCCGCTGGTAAACACCAAGACCGAGGTGGGCCTCGAGCAGTTCCACGGTATCGCCGACGACGTGACGGATCTCGTCGTCGAGTTAGGTGGCTCCGTCTCGGGCGAACACGGCGACGGCCGCGCCCGCACTCAGTGGAACCACAAGCGCTACGGTGACGATCTCTGGGAGACGTTCCGGAACCTCAAGACGGCGTTCGACCCCGACTGGATCCTGAATCCGGGCCAGGTCGTCTTCCGCGAGGCGGAGCCGACCGACCTCCGGGAGAACCTGCGGTTCGATCCCGATTACGAGTTCGACGCCGGCTTCGAGCCGACCCTCGAATGGGACGACGACAACGGGATGCAGGGGATGGTCGAACTCTGTCACGGCTGTGGCGGCTGTCGGGGCGAGCAGTCGACGACCGGCGGCGTGATGTGTCCGACCTACCGCGCGAGTCACGAGGAGGTTACGGCCACCCGCGGCCGGGCCAACGCGCTTCGACAGGCGATGAGCGGCGACCTCGATCCGGACGGTGCGGTCTCCGACGAGTTCGTCGAGGAGGTGATGGACCTCTGTATCGGCTGCAAGGGCTGTGCCATCGACTGCCCCAGCGAGGTCGACATGGCGAAGCTCAAAGCCGAGGTCACCCACGCGTACCACCAGCGAAACGGCGCGAGCATCCGCGATCGGCTCTTCGCCAACGTCGCGACCCTCTCGAAGTGGGGGAGCCGGCTCGCGCCGCTGTCGAACGTCTTCCCGAAGCTTCCGGGTACTCGGACGGCCCTCGAGGCGACCCTCGGAATCGATTCCGACCGGCCGCTGCCGACGTTTCACGCGAAGACGTTCCGGGACTGGTTCCACGAGCGAGGCGGCGCGAGAATCAGCGAGCGCAGCGCGACCCGCAAGGCCGTCCTCTACCCCGACGCCTACACCAACTACAGCCACCCCGAGGCCGGGAAGGCGGCCGTCCGCGTCCTCGAGGCCGCGGGCGTCCACGTCGCGGTCCCCGACGACGTCGGCGACACTGGCCGGCCGGCGTTCTCGAAGGGGTTTCTCGAGAAAGCGAGGGACGCGGCGCGGGCGAACGTCGACGCGCTCGAGCCGCGAGTCGCCGACGGCTGGGACGTGGTCGTCGTCGAGCCCTCCGACGCGGTCATGTTCCAGTCCGATTACCGCGATCTGCTCGGCTCGGACGCCGCCGAGCGGCTGGCGGGCGGTACGTACGGCGTCTGCGAGTACCTCGATACCTTCCGGCTGGACGAGGCGATCGCGTTCGACGAACGGGCGACCACCGACGAGTTGGTCTATCACGGCCACTGTCACCAGAAGTCGGTCGCGAAAGACCACCACGCCGTCGGCGTCCTTCGCCGGGCGGGCTACGCCGTCGACCCGCTCGATTCGGGCTGTTGCGGGATGGCCGGCAGCTTCGGCTACGAGTCCGAACACGCGTCGATGAGCGACGCCATCGCCGACATCCTCTACGAGCAAGTCGAGGACAGTCCCGGAGATCGGGTCGTCGCTCCCGGCGCGTCCTGTCGCACGCAACTCGAGAACCGGCCGGACGCCCCCGCGGAGCCGCCGACGCCGATCGAGGTCGTCGCCGAGGCGCTCGAGTGA
- the ahbB gene encoding siroheme decarboxylase subunit beta, whose product MSALSGNWRDAIDDVDAALIDGYQSGFPIEERPFDRVGADLGIDESAAVDRVRALREAGIVRRFGAVLNPPVIGSSTLAAIQAPEDRFDEIAAVVNEYRQVNHNYARDHEWNMWFVVTAGSREARDEILAEIESRTGCAVLNLPMLTDYYIDLEFPVVNADRFARESLEDRTDSSATRISESATGDLSPLEADLLLEIQDGFPLSATPYRDIAAALDAAVEDVLAAVERLLATGCIKRIGCVINHVATGFDANCMVVWDAPDDDLDAWGERAGGLPYVTLCYHRPRRPEQDWPYNLFTMIHGRDPEAVDEKIDELAADYLPVDHERLYSTETLKQTGARYDDLLGT is encoded by the coding sequence ATGAGTGCTCTGTCGGGGAACTGGCGCGACGCCATCGACGACGTGGACGCGGCGCTGATCGACGGCTATCAGAGCGGGTTCCCGATCGAGGAGCGCCCGTTCGACCGCGTCGGTGCCGACCTCGGGATCGACGAGTCCGCCGCGGTCGACCGCGTTCGAGCCCTCCGAGAGGCGGGGATCGTCCGCCGGTTCGGGGCCGTCCTCAACCCGCCCGTGATCGGCTCCTCGACGCTTGCCGCGATCCAGGCCCCCGAGGATCGCTTCGACGAGATCGCGGCCGTCGTCAACGAGTACCGGCAGGTCAACCACAACTACGCCCGCGACCACGAGTGGAACATGTGGTTCGTCGTCACCGCCGGCTCCCGCGAGGCCCGCGACGAGATCCTCGCCGAGATCGAGTCTCGAACCGGCTGTGCGGTGTTGAACCTGCCGATGCTGACCGACTACTACATCGACCTCGAGTTCCCCGTCGTCAACGCGGACCGCTTTGCACGAGAGTCCCTCGAGGACCGCACCGACTCCTCGGCGACCCGGATCAGCGAGTCGGCGACGGGCGATCTCTCCCCGCTCGAGGCCGATCTCCTGCTCGAGATCCAAGACGGCTTTCCCCTCTCTGCGACGCCGTACCGGGACATCGCCGCGGCGCTCGACGCCGCCGTCGAGGACGTCCTCGCGGCCGTCGAACGCCTGCTCGCGACCGGCTGTATCAAGCGGATCGGCTGCGTGATCAACCACGTCGCCACGGGCTTTGACGCCAACTGCATGGTCGTCTGGGACGCTCCCGACGACGACCTCGACGCGTGGGGCGAGCGGGCGGGCGGGTTGCCCTACGTCACCCTCTGCTATCACCGACCCCGCCGGCCCGAGCAGGACTGGCCGTACAACCTGTTCACGATGATCCACGGCCGCGATCCCGAAGCCGTCGACGAGAAGATCGACGAACTCGCCGCCGACTACCTCCCCGTCGACCACGAGCGGCTCTACTCGACCGAGACGCTCAAACAGACCGGCGCGCGTTACGACGACCTGCTCGGCACGTAG
- a CDS encoding anthranilate phosphoribosyltransferase — protein sequence MAQASQEFGDWPLKRLMTEVVGSGPKSADNMDREQAREAFQRILAGEPDETTLGAFWLANRWKRNNSEELAAYTDVMREASVVTAEPECDPVDCGANYDGKDTSAILGVGAGVVAAAAGTPVVVHSGDRVPSQKATPYKHVLEELGIRTALEPDESADMVDETGFGFYYQPAFNPGIDDLFDRRDEMGVRTFVNTIETVANPANADVHLGSFYHLAFARKMIDLIRESERLDYSRAIFFQGMEGYDDIRPGYTKVAEWSRGEELDDYEIETAEYGMEMEREDLAVDDVAADSATITAEVLSGEREDHFADAVALNGAFRMHARQDVDSLDAGLERAREVIADGSAQAVLEDLQAF from the coding sequence ATGGCGCAGGCATCCCAAGAGTTCGGCGACTGGCCGTTGAAACGCCTGATGACGGAGGTAGTCGGTTCCGGCCCCAAATCGGCCGACAACATGGACCGCGAGCAGGCTCGCGAGGCCTTCCAGCGGATCCTGGCCGGCGAACCCGACGAGACCACCCTCGGTGCGTTCTGGCTGGCGAACCGCTGGAAGCGCAACAACTCCGAGGAGCTGGCGGCCTACACCGACGTCATGCGCGAGGCGTCGGTCGTCACCGCCGAACCCGAGTGTGATCCGGTCGACTGCGGCGCCAACTACGACGGCAAGGACACCTCCGCCATCCTCGGCGTCGGTGCCGGCGTCGTCGCCGCCGCGGCCGGGACGCCGGTCGTCGTCCACTCCGGGGACCGCGTCCCCTCCCAGAAGGCGACGCCGTACAAACACGTCCTCGAGGAACTCGGTATCCGCACGGCACTCGAGCCGGACGAGAGCGCCGACATGGTCGACGAGACCGGCTTCGGCTTCTACTACCAGCCCGCGTTCAACCCCGGAATCGACGACCTCTTCGACCGCCGCGACGAGATGGGTGTCCGGACGTTCGTCAACACGATCGAGACGGTGGCCAACCCGGCGAACGCGGACGTCCACCTGGGCTCGTTCTACCACCTCGCGTTCGCGCGGAAGATGATCGACCTCATCCGGGAGAGCGAGCGACTCGATTACTCGCGGGCCATCTTCTTCCAGGGGATGGAGGGGTACGACGACATCCGCCCCGGCTACACGAAAGTCGCCGAGTGGAGCAGGGGTGAGGAACTGGACGACTACGAGATCGAGACCGCCGAGTACGGCATGGAGATGGAACGCGAGGACCTCGCCGTCGACGACGTGGCGGCCGACTCCGCGACGATCACTGCCGAGGTGCTTTCCGGCGAGCGCGAGGACCACTTCGCCGACGCCGTCGCGCTCAACGGCGCGTTCCGGATGCACGCCCGCCAGGACGTCGACAGCCTGGACGCGGGCCTCGAGCGGGCCCGCGAGGTCATCGCCGACGGCAGCGCACAGGCCGTCCTCGAGGACCTGCAGGCGTTCTAA
- a CDS encoding enoyl-CoA hydratase/isomerase family protein gives MDESLETVLVEFDEDNGIGTLTMNRPDALNALSAQLRDDIVAGLELLEAETEGADGVALRAVVLEGAGEKAFCAGADIGGFSDESAGDTSARSHYDVIRDFPAPVVAKIDGYCLGGGLETALACDFRLASESSTFGFPEVNLGILPGAGGVQYVTKIAGPAVAKELAMTGDHISAARAGEEGIVNHVYADDEFDEEVDAFVTDLAGQAPLAIQSIKKSADMAVHSGLEEGLAYDRSLFQELLKTEDHAEGAAAFAEDREPEFEGK, from the coding sequence ATGGACGAATCACTCGAGACAGTCCTAGTGGAGTTCGACGAAGACAACGGCATCGGTACGCTGACCATGAACCGGCCGGACGCGCTGAACGCGCTGAGCGCCCAGCTCAGAGACGACATCGTCGCGGGCCTCGAGTTGCTCGAGGCGGAAACCGAGGGCGCGGACGGCGTCGCTCTGCGCGCGGTGGTCCTCGAGGGGGCCGGCGAGAAGGCCTTCTGTGCCGGGGCGGACATCGGCGGCTTCTCCGACGAGTCGGCCGGCGACACCTCGGCCCGGAGCCACTACGACGTCATCCGGGACTTCCCGGCGCCGGTCGTCGCGAAGATCGACGGCTACTGTCTGGGCGGCGGCCTGGAGACCGCGCTGGCCTGTGACTTCCGGCTGGCCAGCGAGAGTTCCACGTTCGGCTTCCCCGAGGTCAACCTCGGCATCCTGCCCGGTGCCGGCGGCGTCCAGTACGTGACGAAGATCGCCGGCCCCGCGGTCGCGAAGGAACTCGCGATGACCGGCGACCACATCTCCGCGGCACGCGCGGGCGAGGAGGGCATCGTCAACCACGTCTACGCCGACGACGAGTTCGACGAGGAGGTCGACGCGTTCGTCACCGATCTGGCGGGCCAGGCACCGCTCGCGATTCAGTCGATCAAGAAATCCGCCGACATGGCCGTCCACAGCGGACTCGAGGAGGGGCTGGCCTACGACCGCTCGCTCTTCCAGGAGCTGCTCAAGACCGAGGACCACGCGGAGGGCGCGGCGGCGTTCGCCGAGGACCGCGAGCCCGAGTTCGAAGGGAAGTAA
- a CDS encoding 3-hydroxyacyl-CoA dehydrogenase family protein, with the protein MAQKSAAVVGGGIMGAGIAQVLARNGYEVSVREINEELAEKARERVISGNYGLEDAVEGGYLSEEEKGAVLERMTFTTDLDAATDGTDFVIEAVTEDLAIKGQVFRDLDEVTADQPLYSNTSGFAVTSIANAVSDPSRVAVTHFFNPVAVMDMVEIVQAPETDEAVVERAEQLVDELGKTRVTIDDDPGSYGFLANRCHAAMREEAQKIVDEGIATKEQVDKALEDGYNLPVGPFSLAGIGEEWD; encoded by the coding sequence ATGGCACAAAAGAGCGCTGCCGTCGTCGGCGGCGGCATCATGGGCGCCGGTATCGCACAGGTACTCGCACGGAACGGCTACGAAGTGAGTGTCCGCGAGATCAACGAGGAACTGGCCGAGAAGGCCCGTGAGCGCGTTATCTCGGGCAACTACGGGCTCGAGGACGCCGTCGAGGGCGGCTATCTCTCCGAAGAGGAGAAAGGCGCGGTCTTGGAGCGGATGACGTTCACGACGGACCTCGATGCGGCGACCGACGGCACCGACTTCGTCATCGAGGCGGTCACGGAGGATCTGGCGATCAAGGGGCAGGTCTTCCGCGATCTGGACGAGGTGACCGCCGACCAGCCGCTGTACTCGAACACGAGCGGGTTTGCCGTCACGTCGATCGCCAACGCCGTCTCCGACCCCTCGCGGGTCGCGGTGACGCACTTTTTTAACCCGGTCGCGGTCATGGACATGGTCGAAATCGTCCAGGCACCGGAGACCGACGAGGCGGTCGTCGAGCGTGCCGAGCAACTCGTCGACGAACTCGGGAAGACGCGTGTCACCATCGACGACGACCCCGGCTCCTACGGCTTCCTTGCCAATCGCTGTCATGCGGCGATGCGCGAGGAAGCCCAGAAGATCGTCGACGAGGGGATCGCCACGAAAGAACAGGTCGACAAGGCGCTCGAGGACGGGTACAACCTCCCGGTCGGCCCGTTCTCGCTGGCCGGCATCGGCGAGGAGTGGGACTGA
- a CDS encoding APC family permease has protein sequence MSESSDADAATLSSSIGIVGVLALLVGNAISVPIFVLPGPLAGTAGPSLVVAILLAAIPASFVVLYNALLGSAMPVAGGLYVYISRLTAPYWGFLVPFTIPLVAWASLLITATGFAEYTRIFVDVPSTPLIYVLLAFVLLVNLIGLRVVAQVQLVFFAGLVIALLTFIVPGATAVDAANYAPFVPDYGAFGLAVVALFYPFLGFGLLVELGEEIENPGRTIPLVLGLGIGIVALFYVALIVVLVGVVPYTELGAEADLAMAATRFLPWWGEYVVAAGAVFAVVTTVNTTLLVFSRTLMRASRDGILPASLARIHPRFETPHYAVALLGLPPFLLVPIADEIVGLSVFIGLASLTAYFFCAIGLWNLPREFPAHYANAPFRLRRYRGLLLAVLGGAVATGAFWIVTLLQRPIVGVVLVGWFVVAYGYYRYRLAKTDRIETYRTMTSLDRHERIEESEAQRASDDANGDPPRADAGEGDS, from the coding sequence ATGAGCGAGTCCAGCGACGCCGACGCGGCGACGCTCTCCTCGAGCATCGGGATCGTCGGCGTCCTCGCGCTGTTGGTCGGGAACGCGATCTCGGTGCCGATATTCGTCTTGCCGGGGCCGCTGGCGGGGACCGCGGGACCGTCGCTCGTAGTGGCGATCCTCCTCGCGGCGATCCCGGCGTCGTTCGTCGTCCTCTACAACGCCCTACTCGGGTCGGCGATGCCCGTCGCCGGTGGGTTGTACGTCTATATCTCTCGTTTGACTGCGCCGTACTGGGGCTTTCTGGTCCCGTTTACCATCCCGCTGGTCGCGTGGGCGTCTCTGCTCATCACGGCGACCGGCTTCGCGGAGTACACCCGGATCTTCGTCGACGTCCCGTCGACGCCGTTGATCTACGTCCTGCTGGCGTTCGTCCTGCTCGTCAACCTGATCGGGCTCAGGGTGGTCGCGCAGGTCCAGCTCGTCTTCTTCGCCGGGCTCGTGATCGCGCTCCTGACCTTTATCGTCCCCGGCGCGACCGCGGTCGACGCCGCGAACTACGCGCCGTTTGTCCCGGATTACGGCGCGTTCGGGCTCGCGGTGGTCGCCCTGTTCTACCCGTTCCTGGGCTTCGGACTGCTGGTCGAACTGGGCGAGGAGATCGAGAACCCCGGCCGGACGATCCCGCTGGTGCTGGGGCTGGGCATCGGGATCGTCGCCCTGTTTTACGTGGCGCTGATCGTCGTCCTCGTCGGCGTCGTTCCCTACACCGAACTGGGAGCCGAGGCGGACCTCGCGATGGCCGCCACGCGATTTCTTCCGTGGTGGGGCGAGTACGTCGTCGCCGCCGGTGCCGTCTTCGCGGTCGTCACGACCGTGAACACGACGCTTTTGGTCTTCTCCCGGACGCTCATGCGCGCGAGCCGCGACGGCATCCTCCCCGCGTCGCTCGCGCGGATCCATCCGCGGTTCGAGACGCCCCACTACGCCGTCGCGCTGCTCGGACTCCCGCCGTTCCTGCTCGTCCCGATCGCGGACGAGATCGTGGGGCTCTCGGTGTTCATCGGCCTGGCCAGCCTCACCGCGTACTTCTTCTGTGCGATCGGGCTCTGGAACCTGCCCCGGGAGTTCCCCGCCCACTACGCCAACGCCCCGTTCCGACTCCGGCGCTACCGGGGGCTCCTCCTCGCGGTCCTCGGCGGGGCCGTCGCGACCGGCGCGTTCTGGATCGTCACGCTGCTCCAGCGGCCGATCGTCGGCGTCGTCCTCGTGGGCTGGTTCGTCGTCGCCTACGGCTACTACCGCTACCGGCTCGCGAAGACCGACCGGATCGAGACCTACCGGACGATGACCTCCCTCGACCGCCACGAGCGTATCGAGGAGAGCGAGGCGCAACGGGCCTCGGATGACGCGAACGGGGATCCACCGCGAGCGGACGCCGGCGAAGGCGACAGCTGA
- a CDS encoding ferritin family protein has protein sequence MATEYTPTEMMDRESRSNRYYRNAVERHWDPGEIDLERDVENLLAFIEETDGYDRESWYGTLNGIAKFGAGEDAVTEDLAPLGAVLDDIDDQLFLTTQLYEEAKHADFFDRYWREVVWTVEDELGWERSNPRHGRWFNDPYIELFDRNRKAQFRLLEEDTPENRATAYCHYHLTVEGILAQTGYYGMQTSYGGEFEGLPHLPGLVQGFTKIRSDEGRHVGFGMNQLKKLIAEGVDPHLIEETVEDLLPLVQGITEDERFQPDDPADRRGLESGKLAEYAIEKHADRMQQITDAAADIPDVDDLVALEGDD, from the coding sequence ATGGCAACTGAGTACACGCCAACCGAGATGATGGATCGGGAGTCCCGATCGAACCGCTACTACCGCAACGCGGTCGAGCGCCACTGGGACCCCGGCGAGATCGACCTCGAGCGAGACGTCGAGAACCTGCTCGCGTTCATCGAGGAGACGGACGGTTACGACCGGGAATCGTGGTACGGGACCCTCAACGGCATCGCGAAGTTCGGCGCGGGGGAAGACGCCGTCACCGAGGACCTCGCGCCGTTGGGGGCCGTCCTCGACGACATCGACGATCAGCTGTTCCTGACGACCCAGCTATACGAGGAGGCCAAGCACGCGGACTTCTTCGACCGCTACTGGCGGGAGGTCGTCTGGACCGTGGAGGACGAACTCGGCTGGGAGCGATCGAACCCGCGCCACGGGCGGTGGTTCAACGACCCCTACATCGAGCTGTTCGACCGCAACCGGAAAGCGCAGTTCCGACTGCTCGAGGAGGACACGCCCGAAAACAGGGCGACGGCGTACTGTCACTATCACCTCACGGTGGAGGGAATCCTCGCCCAGACTGGCTATTACGGGATGCAGACCTCCTACGGCGGCGAGTTCGAGGGGCTGCCACACCTTCCGGGGCTCGTCCAGGGCTTCACCAAGATCCGCAGCGACGAGGGCCGGCACGTCGGCTTCGGGATGAACCAGCTCAAGAAGCTCATCGCCGAGGGGGTCGACCCCCACCTCATCGAGGAGACCGTCGAGGACCTGCTCCCGCTCGTTCAGGGGATCACCGAGGACGAGCGGTTCCAGCCCGACGACCCCGCCGACCGCCGGGGCCTCGAGTCCGGCAAGCTCGCCGAGTACGCGATCGAGAAACACGCCGACCGGATGCAACAGATCACCGACGCCGCGGCCGACATCCCGGACGTCGACGACCTGGTGGCGCTCGAGGGCGACGACTGA
- a CDS encoding CaiB/BaiF CoA transferase family protein, producing the protein MQLDSVRILDLSRLLPGPYATQLLADAGADVIKVEDTDAGDYARYTPPTTERDVGALFDGVNRGKRSVALDLKSEGGREAFYDLVADADVVFEQFRPGVADRLEIDYETLVEYNEELVYCSLSGYGGTGPYAQRAGHDLNYVGVAGLLDMTREDEAAAPQLPGYQIGDLGGGLFAAFSIVGGLLSRELGNGGEYVDVAMTDVVASFSQAVAHGALTGDDPRPGETTLTGGVPWYDVYETADGRYLTLAALEPKFWTAFCEEVGREDLTDLHGTDDPAELEAVREELESLFATRTRDDWLAELSDETMTGPVCTPAEALEHPQLEARGLVERPDDAPPRVGFPAVGSALPERHDESVPGHGEHTDELLAAVGYDEADRDELREAGAIL; encoded by the coding sequence ATGCAGCTCGATTCCGTTCGGATACTCGACCTGTCGCGCCTGTTACCGGGCCCGTACGCGACGCAACTGCTCGCCGACGCGGGCGCCGACGTGATCAAAGTCGAGGACACCGACGCGGGCGACTACGCCCGCTATACGCCGCCGACGACCGAGCGTGACGTCGGCGCGCTGTTCGACGGCGTCAACCGCGGCAAGCGAAGCGTCGCGCTCGACCTGAAATCGGAGGGCGGTCGCGAGGCGTTCTACGACCTCGTCGCCGACGCCGACGTCGTCTTCGAACAGTTCCGCCCCGGCGTCGCCGACCGACTCGAGATCGATTACGAGACGCTCGTCGAGTACAACGAGGAACTGGTCTACTGCTCGCTGTCGGGCTACGGGGGAACCGGCCCGTACGCCCAGCGCGCGGGCCACGACCTCAACTACGTCGGGGTGGCCGGCTTACTCGATATGACCCGCGAGGACGAGGCGGCGGCCCCGCAGCTCCCGGGCTACCAGATCGGCGACCTCGGCGGCGGGCTGTTCGCGGCGTTTTCGATCGTCGGCGGCCTGCTCTCGCGGGAACTGGGCAACGGCGGCGAGTACGTCGACGTGGCCATGACCGACGTGGTCGCCTCCTTCTCGCAGGCGGTCGCCCACGGGGCGCTGACCGGCGACGATCCCCGTCCCGGCGAGACGACACTGACCGGTGGCGTCCCCTGGTACGACGTCTACGAGACCGCCGACGGCCGCTATCTGACGCTGGCGGCCCTCGAGCCGAAGTTCTGGACGGCCTTCTGTGAGGAGGTCGGCCGCGAGGACCTGACGGACCTGCACGGAACGGACGATCCGGCCGAACTCGAAGCCGTCCGCGAGGAACTCGAGTCCCTGTTCGCGACCCGCACGCGGGACGACTGGCTCGCGGAACTGAGCGACGAGACGATGACTGGACCGGTCTGTACGCCCGCCGAGGCGCTCGAGCATCCACAGCTCGAGGCCCGCGGGCTGGTCGAACGACCCGACGACGCGCCGCCGCGGGTCGGTTTCCCCGCGGTCGGATCGGCCCTCCCCGAGCGTCACGACGAGTCGGTGCCCGGCCACGGCGAACACACGGACGAACTGCTCGCCGCAGTGGGGTACGACGAGGCCGATCGGGACGAGCTTCGGGAGGCGGGCGCGATCCTGTGA